From the Neoarius graeffei isolate fNeoGra1 chromosome 1, fNeoGra1.pri, whole genome shotgun sequence genome, one window contains:
- the LOC132884489 gene encoding uncharacterized protein LOC132884489: MTTLVTQFSVHFQVIYKKFTLHIVWSFLPDDSAPVVAATKKQPKTLTVPAALCVSRTQCPYHHNGQHQPGLEPVLTTLAQVLLTLFKPAAGHYTQFSQPGTSKNHWKPLLTLFKVQLLSSSHLQMLEYKIMNRKTNIFFLKTSASNRALHDGQGVSAIAAMFERITEAHMSRLMRRIEATFDRTEARFDKIESLVETNAPTHTPQLQQEDVVLAKPCSMVMELLELDRSLEQPDKRNKMQHFLETVRGAGLGAAIHRMLRRAANNEVLAHYSLRGRRAKMSFDDLILCKIIKAACVKKFPGHTEAEVEECLGQTLKFAPHRRSAGQQQRMDN, from the exons ATGACAACATTAGTTACTCAATTCAGTGTTCATTTTCAAGTCATTTACAAGAAATTTACATTGCACATTGTATGGTCTTTCCTTCCAGATGATTCTGCTCCAGTGGTAGCAGCAACCAAGAAGCAACCCAAGACTCTGACTGTGCCTGCAGCCCTGTGT GTCAGCAGGACCCAATGCCCCTACCACCACAAT GGTCAACACCAGCCGGGACTGGAGCCAGTCCTCACCACCCTAGCCCAAGTCCTGTTGACCCTGTTCAAG ccagcagccGGGCACTACACCCAATTCAGTCAGCCAGGCACCTCCAAGAATCACTGGAAACCTCTTTTGACTCTGTTCAAGGTACAGTTGCTTTCAAGTTCCCATTTACAGATGTTGGAATACAAAATCATGAACAGGAAAActaatattttctttttgaaaacttcaGCCAGCAACCGGGCGCTTCATGACGGACAGGGTGTCTCGGCTATCGCAGCCATGtttgagagaa TCACAGAGGCCCACATGAGTCGCTTGATGCGGAGGATCGAGGCGACGTTTGACAGGACCGAGGCTAGGTTTGACAAGATCGAGTCATTGGTGGAGACCAACGCCCCGACACACACGCCTCAACTCCAGCAAGAAGATGTGGTGTTGGCTAAACCATGCAGCATGGTGATGGAGCTGCTGGAGTTGGATAGGAGTCTGGAACAACCAGACAAGAGGAACAAGATG caaCATTTTCTTGAAACTGTCAGAGGGGCAGGTTTAGGGGCAGCCATTCACCGTATGCTACGCCGAGCGGCAAATAATGAGGTACTCGCCCATTACAGCTTGCGGGGCAGACGGGCCAAAATGTCCTTTGATGACCTCATTCTGTGCAAGATTATAAAGG ctgcatgtgtcaAAAAATTTCCTGGCCATACGGAAGCTGAAGTGGAGGAATGCCTTGGGCAGACTCTAAAATTTGCACCACACAGACG atcagctggtCAGCAGCAACGGATGGACAATTGA